Within Oncorhynchus keta strain PuntledgeMale-10-30-2019 chromosome 30, Oket_V2, whole genome shotgun sequence, the genomic segment AGTCCTTCGTTGTTTATTGTTGTGCTTTGAATCGTCACATGACTGACTGCATTTCCCAGCAATCCACAACACGCAAGCGCAGTACACGTTGTCTGGCAGTGGTAAACAGACGTCAGAAGGGAGTCTTCGCTTCAagtcaaaacaaaacaaaaaaatatatacgatGACTGAATATTTTGACATCCATAATGGACACAAGTCGAGCAAAACTATCTACTGAAAGGGGCAAATTCCAAAGGAAGGTACTGAAGGCATTTTCCAACTTTTGAAACGATTTTAAACTCCGAAATAACTggagttagccagctagctaggtGGCTATTACGCTATTTCCACAAATACGTTTGGTGTGTCGAGAGTGCAGCCGATGTGTAAGAGAGTAAACTTCAAGAAACCGTGGATTCCGAACCGTGCTTTAACGTATCCAGGGGACGAGGACTGATTCAAGTTAGGCACATTCTGAAGGTTTGTGCCCGCGTGAGCATCGTGTGCTGCCGCTCCTCGGTGTAGAGAAACATGGCAGATGGCGACACGCGCTTGCCCACAATGTGGAGGAGAGTGCAAACCTGAATCAGAAAACCACGGACTTTCTGATCGATTGTTTTCCTCAAATTCTTGTTACAGACCATCATGATCAAACTGTTCAGTAAGGTTTTGCTCTCAACATTTATTTTTGTCGGTCGACTTAAATTACTAAACTAGCAAGTAATAATGCTGTAGTGGAAAGAAACGACATCCAGCATAACATTACTGTTTTGACTTATTTTCAGCAGTAAACGTGGCATTGGTTAGATAATCAAATATAGCATAGTTTTTACTTGAAATATTGATCATCTTATTGCTATAGCTCCATGAATCCACAAAGTGACATTGTTTCACAGGTATGAGTGACGGCTAGGTGTATTGTGCATTTTGTTATCAATTAGTTGTTGCTTacacatatgtgtatatatatatcacaaTTAGAATTGTGAAATAAATCTTGTAACTTTTTATCGGCTCAAGTATTCTATTGGAGCGCGAGGTTATTTCTACGTGCGAAGGAGCGAGACGGCACGTTGTTTACAAGGGCAGACCGAGGCATCGTTAAATTGAGCTAGTTGACCATTTGTAACGAACGCTCTTTTGTGACAGTGACCCACTGTGTAATCCTAATTTGTGAGTTCTTTTCAAGTATATGTTCTTGAGGGCGACTCTATTTTAACTCAAATGgcaattttttttaaaggaagACACAATAAATAAACATTTCAATTTATAGTTATAATTGTATAGCTTTTTTCCCTTTAATTAGCTCACCTTTTCACAAACTTCGCATAGATTTACATTGTCTCCAACAAACTACCAAAACTAAACTGAGAAGTTTTTTAATttgatatataaatatataccccACAGCAACGTTTTACCATAACACGTTATGTGGGCCATCAATTGCTTGGTATTCTGATTGCAATCCAGATGTTTTGGTGTGCATTCCTCCCTGAGTTCCCTTTGTTCTTTTATACAAACAAAGGAACCCTCATCGCAGCCTTTCTTTGCTCAATGTAAATAGGAAGGTTTATAATAGTTACTATTAAGGAGATTATTTGGGTCCCCTAATCTCCAATCTCAGGATTAACAGACGCTATATTGGTGTATCCAGAGTGTGTCTTTCTTCTACGAGCCCCCTTAATAGAGGATGGAAAATTTCATTTTTTGTACGATAGTTTAAGTTTATATTGAACTTTTGGTTATACAATAATTTTATTAGACAATCTAGTTTGAACATAGACAcatcagataataataataataacaagcatttcgctacaccggcaataacacctgctaaatatgtgtatgtgaccaataacatttgatttaatttaataGGCCTACATTTTGGTGTGCCTGTTACAAACACGTGTTGACAAACCTCCCCAgattatatatttgttttatttttatttagtagAGATTTTTCAGTCTGACTTATTTATTTGGACGTTTTATATTTTAAGTATTATTTCTTAGTAGTCAACATTTAGAATAGTTCAGAAGTGAAGCAAATCTTTTGTGGACAATCTCTTACAATGGAGGATTCAAAGGTACCCAAGATTGACCCAGATTTTGAGCCGCAAAGCAGACCTAGGTCGTGCACATGGCCGCTCCCCAGACCCGACATCTCAGCTGTTAAACCGGAGGGGGCAGACGGACCTGAATCCGCTGCGGGAACCCCGCCCGCCGACGAGGATAAGCAAGAGCAACAGCAAATCGTATGTGAGTCTGAGAAAGTTGTGGTCTCAGAGGGAGGAGTTGTAGCCGGAGTGGGTGGAGCCACGCCCCGAAAGGGATCATCCCGGCGCAATGCATGGGGGAACCATTCCTACGCGGACCTGATTAGCCAGGCTATTGAGAACGCTCCAGAGAAGCGCTTAACGTTGGCACAGATATATGACTGGATGGTGAAAACCGTGCCTTACTTCAAAGATAAAGGAGATAGCAACAGCTCAGCAGGGTGGAAGGTAAAAAGAAAATTATGCTTACCTTAATGCACTTCATTATTGTTATACACATTGTTATAACTATGTTATATAgacccatttacatttacattacatttaagtcatttagcagacgctcttatttacatttacatttaagtcatttagcagacgctcttatccagagcgacttacaaattggtgcattcaccttatgacatccagtggaacagccactttacaatagtgcatctaaatcttttagggggagaaggattacttatcctatcctaggtattccttaaagaggtggggtttcaggtgtctccggaaggtggtgatttgATGTGGTCACATGATACATTATTACACTGCATTAGTTAGTGAATAATAGAAGTAATTACTTGAAATCTATGGTCAtcataatggaaaaattgatgtaatatatgtatcactagccactttaaacaatgccacttcatataatgtttacatactctacattactcatctcatatgtatatactgcactctataccatccattgcatcttgcctatgccgttttataccatcactcattcatatattttttttatgtaaatatacttattcattcctttacacttgtgtgtgcataaggtaattgttgtgaaattgttaggttagattactcgttggatattactgcattgtcggaactagaagcacaagcatttcgctacactcgcattgacatctgctaaccatgtgtatgtgacaaatatatatatatatttttttttgatCAAGTGAAGTTTAATAATTTCCTAAGTTACAAGGCGCCAATGTTAAACAAAACCCTTTTTCTTTTCCCTTCCCGATACCTCAGAATTCAATTCGCCACAATTTATCACTCCACAACAAGTTCCTGAGAGTTCACAATGAGTCCACAGGCAAAAGTTCCTGGTGGATGCTCAACCCAGAGGGGGGCAAGACTGGGAAAGCCCCCCGGCGCCGTGCTGCCTCCATGGACAACAGCAGCAAACTGCTAAAGAGCCGGATGCGGGCCAAGCAGACCAAgaaggcagcagcaggcttgggCGGGACCACCGGGGGAGACGGCGATGGCGTCACAGACAGTCCCAACTCCTCCCAGCAGTTCCCCAAATGGGGGGTGAACAGCGGCAGCCCCTCATCCCGCGGTAGCCTAGACGACCCTGACATGTGGACCAGTTTCCGTCCACGCACCAGCTCCAACGCCAGCACCCTGAGTGGCCGGCTGTCCCCCATTGGTCCCGGCCAGGAAGATGAGGATGACCTGCCTGAGGAAGGTCTACTAGGCTACTCCACGGGCAACCTGCCGCCAACCCTCACCGAGACACTCATGGAGGAGCTGGACCTGATTGATGGCCTGACGCTGATGACAGAGCAGCAAGGAAGGGGTAGTCCCAGCACGGCACCCATGGTGCCCCCCACCCCTCTGCCCTCCGCCTCCACCTTGCTTCCCCGGGGGTCCGGGTTCCCCACATTCCGTCAGCTGCAGCCACCCAACCTCTCCCAGGCCACCAACCAGATTGGGGGACAGTCCTCAGGCACACAATCTGGCAACAATAATAACTCCAAACCCTCAAACTATGGCAACTCCCTCTTCAACCCTATGCCTACCCCCGGCTCCCATGGGACTGGTCACTATGGCACCCATGGAGGCTCCAGCTTGGAGGCATTGCTCACTTCGGACTCCCCGCCTCCCAGTGATGTCATGATGACGCAGGTGGATCCACTGATGCCCAGTCCGGGTGGAGTGGGGATGATGGGCATGGGGGGGCCCATGGTGGGAGGGCGGGCCAAGCCCAACCAGCTGTTGCTGGGGAAGGGGCTTGAGCCCAACACTGTGGCACCCATGGGGATGCAATCTCAACTCCAGTCCCAGCTCCAGCAGCATCACTCTCAGCTGGGCATGAGCCTGTCAGGCATGGCCCAGGACTCTCCACAGTTCTCCGGCCTCAAAGCCCAGCATGCACAGCTGCCAGGTATGGGGCTTCACCACGGAGGGGGCCTCTCCGCCAATGCAGGAGGAGGTCTGCCAGGGATGGGCCAGTTCGGTACGCCGAGCTGCTTCCTGCCCAGTCAAGACCGCTTGCCCACCGACTTGGATATCGAGATGTTCACAGAGAACTTGGACTGTGACGTTGACTACATCATCAACAGCGACCTCATGGATGGAGAGGGCATCGATTTCAACTTTGACCCCATAATCCAGGGAGGGCAAAGCTACTCCGGCCCTGCGACCACGCAGAGCTCCGCCCACAACTGGGTACCCAGCTAACTTCCCAGCAACCCTTGCAGTGTTAGCCAGGTACGCTGAAATTATACTTTCAGGTTCTAACTATACCCTTGTTTCCCTCTCACCTTCACTCACTACCTGTATCTTTTGGTTTGTGCAGGAGATTAATCAAGAACATCATGAAGTCAACATTTGTCTTTGACTCTTTGTTGCGGGTAAGGATCCCAATCACACAAAAACTCAACGACACTCACAACAAAGATCACACCTGGCGCATTCCCATTCCTCGTCTCCCTATTGGCTGAAGATCCGAAGCAATATTTTTAACCTTTGCGTTTGTACTTTTGAGTTTTCTTCGGATTTAAGGACGAAACAAGACCTCAGACATCCATGTCACGTGCCAATACAAGTGGATGGTCAGGAGATCCACCATACATGagacacacccccccccccagacaCTCTAGTAACACTTGCAACTTTTGGGGAGTTTGCCGTATGTATTTTCTTGGAGTGTTTTTGAGAGAAGTATGACAGAATTGATTTAGAGTAAAAAGACAAAACACAACAAACAACTCTAAACTACTTGGAGTTAATATAACAATGAATATTATTACTATACCAAAGTAGTTTAAGGATTGATATGGTACACCTCATTGATGTCTTTGATATTGAAGGTAAAATGGACGGGGCACACAGGAAAACATGGCCAGTTTTCGTATAAATTGTAGGTGGTAAACGATTACCGACCACCACCAACTTAGACATAAAATGAAGCTGCTGCATCTGTATATATAGAGGGAATGTGGTTCAAACACAAAAACACTCCTCTGTACCTTCCCCAATGCAAATATTGAGAAGTTGCAGCTGGACTATGGACGGGTTGGTTGTGTGGCAACAAAACCAACGGGCAAAACAGAAAGGGCTGTA encodes:
- the LOC118363464 gene encoding forkhead box protein O4-like, with the translated sequence MEDSKVPKIDPDFEPQSRPRSCTWPLPRPDISAVKPEGADGPESAAGTPPADEDKQEQQQIVCESEKVVVSEGGVVAGVGGATPRKGSSRRNAWGNHSYADLISQAIENAPEKRLTLAQIYDWMVKTVPYFKDKGDSNSSAGWKNSIRHNLSLHNKFLRVHNESTGKSSWWMLNPEGGKTGKAPRRRAASMDNSSKLLKSRMRAKQTKKAAAGLGGTTGGDGDGVTDSPNSSQQFPKWGVNSGSPSSRGSLDDPDMWTSFRPRTSSNASTLSGRLSPIGPGQEDEDDLPEEGLLGYSTGNLPPTLTETLMEELDLIDGLTLMTEQQGRGSPSTAPMVPPTPLPSASTLLPRGSGFPTFRQLQPPNLSQATNQIGGQSSGTQSGNNNNSKPSNYGNSLFNPMPTPGSHGTGHYGTHGGSSLEALLTSDSPPPSDVMMTQVDPLMPSPGGVGMMGMGGPMVGGRAKPNQLLLGKGLEPNTVAPMGMQSQLQSQLQQHHSQLGMSLSGMAQDSPQFSGLKAQHAQLPGMGLHHGGGLSANAGGGLPGMGQFGTPSCFLPSQDRLPTDLDIEMFTENLDCDVDYIINSDLMDGEGIDFNFDPIIQGGQSYSGPATTQSSAHNWVPS